A window of Lacibacter sediminis contains these coding sequences:
- the gldB gene encoding gliding motility lipoprotein GldB, with amino-acid sequence MKNLITLFLIVSLVACNDETNAPDVSGIKVDLKVERFEQDFFAIDSNATKQGLSQLQQKYPTFLPLFINHVLGLGPVVDSNSLAFEGSKRFLHLNKPVYDESQKLYKNFSSTAEELIEGFRYVKHCFPSYQIPTIITTVGPMDALAPMSNNEPSPNYLGENFLAIGLQFYLGKDYAIYNDQGYISSIAPQYRSRRFSKEFIASDVFTLVIDDLYPDSSNRYPLIERFVEKGKRLYLLNQFLPNSNDTLLIGYTGKQLDWCKDNERSVYNFFIQQNLLYEIDPSRVQNFITDGPTTQGMPEQSPGNIGAFLGWEIVKSYMKKNPAVTLPQLMKTSNKTIFNESDYKPH; translated from the coding sequence ATGAAAAACTTGATTACCCTTTTTCTTATTGTATCACTTGTTGCCTGTAATGATGAAACCAATGCGCCCGATGTTTCGGGTATTAAGGTTGATCTGAAGGTAGAACGATTTGAGCAGGACTTCTTTGCCATCGACAGTAATGCCACCAAGCAAGGTCTCTCGCAATTGCAGCAAAAGTATCCAACGTTTTTACCACTGTTCATTAATCATGTACTGGGACTTGGGCCGGTAGTTGACAGCAACAGTCTCGCATTTGAAGGGAGTAAACGCTTTCTTCATCTCAACAAACCGGTGTATGATGAATCGCAGAAATTATATAAAAATTTCAGCAGCACAGCCGAAGAATTAATCGAGGGCTTTCGGTATGTGAAGCATTGTTTTCCTTCCTATCAAATTCCAACGATCATTACAACTGTTGGACCAATGGATGCATTGGCCCCCATGAGTAACAATGAGCCAAGCCCTAATTACCTGGGAGAAAATTTCCTGGCAATCGGTCTGCAATTTTATTTAGGAAAAGACTATGCTATCTATAATGATCAGGGGTACATCAGCAGTATTGCACCCCAATACCGCAGCCGCCGTTTCAGCAAAGAGTTTATTGCAAGTGATGTATTTACATTAGTGATCGATGATCTTTATCCTGACAGCAGCAACCGCTATCCGCTGATTGAACGTTTTGTAGAAAAAGGAAAACGGTTGTACCTGTTGAATCAATTCCTGCCAAACAGTAACGATACATTGTTGATCGGTTATACAGGAAAGCAACTCGACTGGTGTAAAGACAATGAACGTAGCGTTTACAACTTCTTCATCCAGCAAAATCTGCTGTATGAAATTGATCCTTCACGTGTCCAGAATTTTATTACTGATGGGCCAACAACACAAGGAATGCCTGAACAAAGTCCGGGCAATATCGGCGCCTTTCTGGGATGGGAGATCGTAAAATCTTACATGAAGAAAAACCCTGCAGTTACATTACCACAGTTGATGAAAACATCAAACAAGACAATCTTTAATGAATCGGATTACAAACCGCATTAA
- a CDS encoding fatty acid desaturase family protein — MAKVTFNNRNSVFFSDLKQAVENYFSQTNTRKTGNFKLYLKTIVLIPAALLIYILLLTVSMPVWVSLLLCGVLGIVFASIGFNVMHDANHGSYSSKKWVNSLLGYTINALGGNAFIWKFKHNIIHHTYTNVDGVDDDIARSPLMRQCQSQIWKPAHKYQHIYVVFLYAISSLAWAAYLDFDKYFKKKVNNTPMQKMSVNDHVVFWVSKLLYAFFYIALPIMVVGFVPWLVGYLVMEIVLGFVLAIVFQLAHVVEETEFEYAGPNEALLIENEWAVHQIKTTSNFAPRNKIVSWFAGGLNYQVEHHLFPRISHIHYPAISKIVEQKCKEYKLPYNSIKTMRAAIVSHFRMMKQMGRPPQTA; from the coding sequence ATGGCAAAAGTTACTTTCAACAACAGAAATTCGGTTTTCTTTTCTGATCTCAAGCAAGCGGTAGAGAATTATTTTTCGCAAACAAATACACGAAAAACAGGCAATTTCAAGCTCTATCTTAAAACAATCGTTTTAATTCCTGCAGCTTTACTCATTTACATATTGTTATTAACTGTATCGATGCCCGTTTGGGTATCGTTGCTTTTATGCGGCGTGTTGGGTATTGTGTTTGCAAGCATCGGCTTTAATGTAATGCATGATGCGAATCATGGTAGTTACAGCAGTAAAAAATGGGTAAACAGCTTATTGGGCTATACCATAAATGCCTTAGGTGGAAATGCATTCATCTGGAAGTTCAAACATAACATCATTCATCACACGTATACAAACGTAGATGGAGTAGACGATGATATTGCACGAAGCCCGTTGATGCGCCAATGTCAATCACAAATATGGAAACCTGCACATAAGTATCAACACATCTACGTTGTATTTCTTTATGCTATTTCTTCGTTGGCATGGGCAGCTTATCTTGATTTTGATAAGTACTTCAAAAAGAAAGTGAACAATACACCCATGCAGAAAATGAGCGTGAATGATCATGTTGTTTTTTGGGTGAGTAAATTGTTATACGCTTTTTTCTATATCGCTTTGCCAATTATGGTGGTTGGTTTTGTGCCTTGGCTGGTTGGTTATCTTGTAATGGAAATAGTGCTTGGTTTTGTATTGGCGATTGTGTTCCAGTTAGCACATGTGGTGGAAGAAACAGAATTTGAATATGCCGGACCTAACGAAGCTCTGCTTATTGAAAACGAATGGGCAGTACACCAGATAAAAACAACTTCAAACTTTGCTCCCCGTAATAAAATTGTTTCATGGTTTGCCGGTGGTTTGAATTACCAGGTAGAGCATCACCTGTTTCCACGTATCAGCCATATTCATTACCCTGCTATCAGCAAAATAGTTGAGCAGAAGTGTAAAGAATACAAGCTGCCATACAATTCAATCAAAACAATGCGGGCAGCTATTGTCTCTCACTTCCGGATGATGAAACAGATGGGACGTCCACCACAAACAGCTTAA
- the apaG gene encoding Co2+/Mg2+ efflux protein ApaG: MVFKISEGVKVSVETYYQPEYSDPVAAEFMFAYRITIENNNTFPVKLTQRHWNIFDSNGSYKEIDGEGVVGVQPVILPGDQYQYVSGCNLKTEMGKMEGNYSMENLHTKKQFKVNIPMFEMIAPFKNN; encoded by the coding sequence ATGGTTTTCAAAATTTCAGAAGGCGTAAAAGTAAGTGTGGAAACATACTACCAACCTGAATATAGCGATCCGGTTGCTGCTGAATTTATGTTTGCCTATCGAATTACCATTGAAAACAACAATACCTTCCCCGTAAAGCTTACCCAACGTCATTGGAATATCTTCGACAGCAATGGTTCTTACAAAGAAATTGATGGTGAAGGAGTGGTAGGTGTACAGCCGGTTATTCTTCCCGGCGATCAATATCAATATGTGAGTGGTTGCAACCTCAAAACCGAAATGGGTAAAATGGAGGGTAACTACAGTATGGAGAACCTGCATACAAAAAAACAATTCAAGGTAAACATCCCAATGTTTGAGATGATTGCGCCTTTTAAGAACAATTAA
- a CDS encoding (4Fe-4S)-binding protein, translating into MPKSTHKYTNREVTIVWKPDTCIHSTLCWKGLNEVFNPKKRPWIEPNGAKTEQIIEQVRKCPSGALSFYMNDAEDAEKE; encoded by the coding sequence ATGCCAAAGTCAACACACAAGTACACGAACAGAGAAGTAACGATTGTTTGGAAACCCGATACCTGCATCCATTCCACTCTTTGCTGGAAAGGGCTAAACGAAGTATTTAATCCGAAAAAAAGGCCATGGATCGAGCCAAATGGAGCAAAAACTGAACAAATTATTGAGCAGGTACGTAAATGCCCAAGCGGTGCATTGAGTTTTTATATGAATGATGCAGAAGATGCCGAAAAGGAATGA
- a CDS encoding translation initiation factor — translation MSKKFKPDKSGFVFSTDPNFRFEDEEQQAQETLPPAQQNLRVKLETKHRAGKTVTLVYGFVGTDEDAEKLGKQLKNQCGSGGSVKDGEIIVQGDHRDKIVQYLLKNGYSKTKKAG, via the coding sequence ATGAGTAAGAAATTTAAACCCGATAAAAGCGGTTTCGTTTTTAGCACTGATCCCAATTTCCGTTTCGAAGACGAGGAACAACAGGCTCAGGAAACTTTGCCACCGGCACAACAAAATCTTCGTGTTAAACTGGAAACAAAACACAGGGCGGGCAAAACAGTCACTCTTGTTTATGGTTTTGTTGGAACAGATGAAGATGCTGAAAAGCTGGGCAAGCAATTGAAAAACCAATGTGGCAGTGGTGGATCAGTAAAGGATGGTGAAATTATTGTGCAGGGCGACCATCGTGATAAAATAGTGCAATACCTGCTGAAAAACGGCTATAGTAAAACAAAAAAGGCTGGCTGA
- the nadC gene encoding carboxylating nicotinate-nucleotide diphosphorylase encodes MYVCVMVANYDELLQRLIASALKEDIGEGDHSTLSCISPEVKGKAVLKIKEAGVLAGMKVAEAVFRFQQPDIVFHPYKKDGDAMEFGETAFEVEATVHTILQCERLVLNCMQRMSGIATLTKTYSDKLIGYKTRILDTRKTTPNFRLLEKEAVAIGGGYNHRFALYDMIMLKDNHIDYCGGIEAAIDKAYNYVQQVKPGLKIEVETRNLADVKKVLATGKVNRIMLDNFTPEQLKEAVELIGEQIETEASGGINLSNIQAYAATGVDYVSVGALIHQARSLDLSLKAVVEQ; translated from the coding sequence ATGTACGTTTGCGTTATGGTAGCAAACTATGATGAACTGTTGCAACGGCTCATTGCTTCGGCATTAAAAGAAGATATTGGTGAAGGAGATCATTCAACACTCAGTTGCATTTCACCAGAAGTAAAAGGGAAAGCAGTATTGAAAATAAAAGAGGCCGGTGTGCTTGCCGGTATGAAAGTAGCAGAAGCTGTTTTTCGTTTTCAGCAACCGGATATTGTTTTTCATCCCTACAAAAAAGATGGCGATGCGATGGAGTTTGGCGAAACAGCTTTTGAAGTGGAAGCAACTGTTCACACAATTCTCCAATGCGAACGTCTTGTATTGAACTGTATGCAACGTATGAGCGGTATTGCAACCCTCACAAAAACATATTCCGATAAGTTGATTGGTTACAAAACACGCATCCTCGATACACGTAAAACAACACCTAACTTTCGCCTGCTCGAAAAAGAAGCAGTAGCCATTGGTGGTGGATATAATCACCGTTTTGCGTTGTATGATATGATCATGCTGAAGGATAATCACATTGATTATTGCGGAGGCATTGAAGCTGCAATTGACAAAGCATACAACTATGTGCAACAGGTAAAACCGGGTTTGAAAATTGAAGTGGAAACAAGAAACCTGGCTGATGTGAAAAAAGTATTGGCAACAGGTAAAGTGAACCGCATAATGTTAGATAACTTTACACCAGAACAGTTAAAAGAAGCAGTAGAATTAATTGGAGAACAAATTGAAACAGAAGCGAGCGGAGGAATAAATCTTTCAAATATTCAAGCTTATGCTGCAACAGGTGTTGATTATGTGAGTGTGGGTGCTCTCATTCACCAGGCACGCAGTCTTGATTTGAGTTTAAAAGCAGTTGTTGAACAGTAA
- a CDS encoding DUF4783 domain-containing protein produces MKKYYFLQITILFLLAVLTVSFTQKDDIVVALKTGNVEKMSKYFDNTIDVTVPGKSNAFSKGQAELVIKDFFNLNKVKNFELQHSGSNPSSNFIIGTLTTAGGTYRTTVYMRTKGDKQLIQGVEFEQKN; encoded by the coding sequence ATGAAAAAATATTACTTTTTACAAATAACCATCCTTTTTCTCCTTGCTGTGCTAACGGTTTCGTTTACACAGAAAGATGATATCGTTGTAGCCCTGAAAACCGGCAACGTTGAAAAAATGTCGAAGTACTTCGATAATACAATTGACGTAACTGTGCCCGGCAAAAGCAATGCATTCAGTAAAGGGCAAGCTGAGCTTGTGATCAAAGATTTCTTTAACCTGAATAAGGTGAAGAATTTCGAATTACAACACTCAGGAAGCAACCCTTCTTCAAACTTTATCATTGGTACCTTAACAACTGCAGGCGGTACTTACCGCACTACAGTTTATATGCGTACAAAAGGTGATAAGCAGTTGATACAGGGTGTGGAGTTTGAACAAAAAAATTAA
- the gpmI gene encoding 2,3-bisphosphoglycerate-independent phosphoglycerate mutase → MTKKKAILVIMDGWGLGQVPAADAIQNANVPFVSSLYSQYPNTTLVTCGEAVGLPDGQMGNSEVGHLNLGAGRIVYQELQRIHVAVRSGEFAGNKTLNDSIDYAINNKKALHIIGLVSDGGVHSHTSHLKAITTLCKEKGFSNVFVHAFTDGRDTDPKSGLAYLTDVQNHLTATTGVIASVTGRYYAMDRDKRWERVKLAYDALVNGVGEKTSDVLKAVAASYESGVTDEFMKPIINADAANSSIKDGDVVICFNFRTDRCREITQVLTQIDMPEFNMKKLDLHYTTMTEYDKTYKNVHVIFETDNLSKTLGEVLEEHERTQIRIAETEKYPHVSFFFSGGREKPFEGEKRIMIPSPKVATYDLQPEMSALEVTDAIVPEIEDETADFICLNYANADMVGHTGIFPAAIKAVETVDACVKRVVTAALNHGYTVFLTADHGNADYMINEDGTPNTAHTLNPVPLFVIDRSWKGTVKAGKLGDIAPSILSMMGLPVPKEMTGDVLIDQ, encoded by the coding sequence ATGACAAAGAAAAAAGCAATCCTTGTAATAATGGATGGTTGGGGCCTCGGGCAGGTACCCGCCGCAGATGCAATCCAAAACGCCAATGTGCCGTTTGTGAGTAGTCTTTACAGCCAATATCCCAATACCACCCTTGTTACCTGTGGCGAAGCCGTTGGTTTACCCGATGGACAGATGGGTAACAGCGAAGTAGGTCACCTGAATCTTGGAGCGGGCCGGATCGTTTACCAGGAACTTCAGCGTATTCATGTTGCCGTTCGAAGTGGTGAGTTTGCAGGTAACAAAACCCTCAATGACAGTATTGATTACGCCATCAACAATAAAAAAGCATTACACATAATTGGGTTGGTGAGCGATGGCGGTGTGCATTCGCATACAAGTCACCTGAAAGCCATTACAACGTTATGTAAAGAAAAAGGATTCAGCAATGTATTCGTCCATGCATTTACTGATGGTCGTGATACAGATCCAAAAAGTGGTTTAGCTTATTTAACCGATGTACAAAATCATCTTACGGCAACTACAGGCGTTATCGCTTCTGTTACCGGCCGCTATTATGCCATGGACCGTGACAAACGTTGGGAACGTGTAAAGCTGGCCTATGATGCATTGGTGAACGGTGTTGGTGAAAAAACATCTGATGTGTTGAAAGCGGTTGCAGCATCATATGAAAGCGGTGTAACAGATGAGTTCATGAAACCAATCATTAATGCTGATGCAGCTAACTCTTCTATCAAAGATGGTGATGTGGTAATTTGTTTCAATTTCCGTACAGATCGTTGTCGTGAAATAACACAGGTGTTAACACAAATTGATATGCCTGAGTTTAACATGAAGAAACTCGATCTCCATTATACCACGATGACGGAGTATGATAAAACATACAAGAACGTTCATGTGATATTTGAAACTGATAACCTCAGCAAAACATTGGGTGAAGTATTAGAAGAACATGAACGCACACAGATACGTATTGCCGAAACAGAAAAATATCCGCATGTAAGTTTCTTCTTTAGTGGTGGAAGGGAAAAACCTTTTGAGGGAGAAAAACGAATTATGATTCCCTCGCCAAAAGTAGCAACCTATGATCTGCAACCGGAGATGAGTGCGCTTGAAGTAACGGATGCTATTGTTCCGGAGATTGAAGATGAAACAGCCGATTTTATTTGTCTGAATTATGCCAATGCTGATATGGTTGGGCATACAGGTATTTTTCCTGCAGCAATAAAAGCCGTTGAAACAGTTGATGCTTGTGTGAAGCGTGTGGTTACTGCAGCGTTGAATCACGGCTATACTGTGTTTCTTACAGCCGATCATGGTAATGCTGATTACATGATCAATGAAGATGGTACGCCTAATACAGCACATACACTTAATCCGGTTCCTTTGTTTGTGATCGACCGTTCATGGAAAGGAACCGTGAAAGCCGGGAAATTGGGAGATATTGCACCATCCATTCTTTCAATGATGGGCTTGCCGGTGCCAAAAGAAATGACCGGCGATGTATTGATCGATCAATAA
- a CDS encoding TonB-dependent receptor gives MRKIVFAFLASMAGLWAQAQETVKDSVSKELSEVVISASKFPEKKLNIAQRIDVISSKYISRVNAQNTGDLLINTGNVFVQKSQQGGSSPVIRGFEASRVLLVVDGVRLNNLIYRAGHLQNAITVDQNMLSSMEVLYGPASTIYGSDALGGVVHFRTKAPVLATNDKKTVLKGSGFARYSSANNEKTIHTDINLGWKKFAWLQSYTYSDFGDMKMGKNYPDDYPTFGRRDSFMTRINGIDSVVKNPDPQVQKFSGYKQWDLLQKLLFKQSDKVSHALNVQYSNTNNVPRYDRLQDKRNGTLRYAEWYYGPQERLLTSYEVSIGKTGWFDNINLNVNYQAIEESRYTRDYRRYDRLDGRVENVQVAGFVLDTRKIWGGNELTLGADGQFNTLKSTASRVNINTGASTKLDTRYPNGDNTQLNAGLFAQHVFKFKNKKFVLNDGLRVQTIRLRSTIADNSFFNLPFTEINQNNTTVTGNIGLVYLPVAGSKLSVNAASGFRAPNVDDLAKIFESATSPAIRQLVVPNPDIKPERTYNIDLGLSQNFGKNIRIEVSTFYTWFRNALVKAPFRLNGQDSVMYNGVLSQVLANTNANKAYLYGFSAGFYATVAKYLTFSSQINFTRGRFETDDTKNSSVYEKQSNGSYALVSKKVSSKPLDHIPPVFGKTSISYQRDKVMAELFALYNGWKKLDQYNADGEDNAQYATAEGMPGWVAFNLRTSYYFKAVTLQFSIENIFDRNYRNFASGFSAPGRNFIVAARVEF, from the coding sequence ATGAGAAAAATAGTATTTGCTTTCCTGGCAAGTATGGCCGGTTTGTGGGCGCAGGCGCAGGAAACAGTAAAAGATAGTGTATCAAAAGAATTATCGGAAGTGGTGATCAGTGCCAGCAAGTTTCCTGAAAAGAAATTAAATATTGCGCAACGGATTGATGTCATCAGTTCAAAATACATCAGCAGAGTTAATGCACAGAATACCGGTGATCTATTGATCAACACTGGAAATGTTTTTGTACAAAAAAGTCAGCAAGGCGGCAGCAGCCCGGTTATCCGTGGCTTTGAAGCAAGCCGTGTTTTACTTGTTGTAGATGGCGTAAGATTAAACAATCTTATTTATCGAGCAGGACATTTGCAAAACGCTATAACGGTTGATCAGAACATGCTGAGCAGTATGGAAGTATTGTATGGCCCGGCATCAACTATTTATGGCAGTGATGCGTTGGGCGGTGTTGTGCATTTTCGTACCAAAGCACCCGTACTTGCAACTAATGATAAAAAAACAGTATTGAAAGGAAGTGGCTTTGCACGTTACAGTTCTGCTAACAATGAAAAAACAATTCATACAGATATAAATCTTGGCTGGAAAAAATTCGCCTGGTTACAATCTTATACCTACAGCGATTTTGGCGACATGAAGATGGGGAAAAATTATCCTGATGATTATCCCACTTTCGGCAGAAGAGATTCTTTTATGACTCGTATTAATGGAATTGATTCTGTTGTAAAAAATCCTGATCCGCAGGTACAGAAATTTTCCGGTTACAAGCAATGGGATCTGTTGCAGAAGTTGTTGTTTAAACAATCAGACAAGGTATCGCATGCGTTGAATGTGCAATATTCAAACACAAACAATGTTCCCCGTTATGATCGTTTACAGGATAAACGTAACGGCACATTGCGCTATGCTGAATGGTATTATGGGCCACAGGAACGTCTGCTCACCTCTTATGAAGTAAGTATTGGTAAAACAGGTTGGTTCGATAATATTAATCTCAATGTAAACTACCAGGCTATTGAAGAAAGCCGTTACACAAGAGATTATCGTCGTTACGATCGTTTAGATGGAAGAGTGGAAAATGTACAGGTAGCGGGCTTTGTTTTAGATACACGTAAGATTTGGGGCGGTAATGAACTAACGTTGGGTGCAGACGGGCAGTTCAATACACTGAAGTCAACTGCATCAAGAGTAAATATCAATACCGGTGCATCAACTAAACTCGATACAAGATATCCGAACGGAGATAATACACAGTTGAATGCCGGTTTGTTTGCACAGCATGTATTCAAATTCAAAAACAAAAAGTTTGTTTTAAATGATGGTTTACGTGTACAAACAATTCGTCTTCGTTCAACCATTGCTGACAACTCATTTTTTAATCTGCCTTTTACCGAGATCAATCAAAACAATACGACAGTTACAGGTAATATCGGTTTGGTGTATTTGCCGGTAGCCGGTTCTAAGTTGAGTGTAAATGCAGCAAGTGGTTTTCGTGCACCAAATGTTGATGATCTTGCAAAGATTTTCGAATCAGCCACAAGTCCTGCGATCAGGCAATTAGTTGTTCCGAACCCTGACATCAAACCGGAACGTACTTACAATATTGATCTCGGTCTTAGTCAGAATTTCGGAAAGAATATTCGTATTGAAGTAAGTACTTTTTATACCTGGTTCCGTAATGCATTAGTGAAAGCGCCATTCCGTTTAAATGGACAGGACTCTGTGATGTATAACGGTGTATTAAGCCAGGTGCTTGCCAATACAAATGCAAACAAAGCCTACTTGTATGGTTTCTCTGCAGGCTTTTATGCAACTGTTGCAAAGTATCTCACCTTCAGCAGCCAGATCAATTTTACAAGAGGCCGTTTCGAAACGGACGATACAAAAAACTCATCTGTGTATGAGAAACAAAGCAATGGCAGTTATGCATTGGTGAGTAAAAAAGTTTCATCCAAACCACTTGATCATATTCCACCCGTGTTTGGCAAAACAAGTATCAGCTATCAAAGAGATAAGGTGATGGCAGAACTGTTTGCCTTATACAACGGCTGGAAAAAACTTGATCAATACAATGCTGATGGAGAAGACAATGCGCAATACGCAACTGCAGAGGGTATGCCGGGTTGGGTTGCATTTAATCTTCGTACGTCGTACTATTTTAAAGCTGTTACCTTACAGTTTTCAATAGAAAATATCTTCGATCGTAACTATCGAAATTTTGCTTCCGGCTTTTCTGCACCCGGCAGAAATTTCATTGTTGCAGCAAGAGTAGAATTTTAA
- a CDS encoding PepSY-associated TM helix domain-containing protein yields the protein MSRKIVKRTRWYRKIHRWIASGLFVFFFFIAATGLLLGWKKNSNGYLLADSQKGVSTNPKDWLTVDSLRSIAFKIYGDSTQAVNKPTVERIDIRPSKGMVKFVFSEKYLAVQLDCSTGKLLHFERRRADFIEHLHDGTILDNLFKTNGGIFKLSYTTIMGVSLLILTITGFWLWYNPKRIKQKKQ from the coding sequence ATGTCCCGGAAAATTGTAAAAAGAACAAGGTGGTATAGAAAGATTCATCGTTGGATCGCATCTGGGCTTTTCGTTTTTTTCTTCTTCATTGCTGCAACCGGCCTGTTGCTTGGCTGGAAGAAAAACAGCAATGGTTATCTCTTAGCTGATTCGCAGAAAGGTGTAAGCACTAACCCTAAAGATTGGCTTACGGTCGATTCGCTCCGTTCCATTGCTTTTAAAATCTATGGCGATAGTACTCAGGCTGTAAATAAGCCAACTGTTGAACGTATAGATATCAGGCCATCGAAAGGAATGGTGAAGTTTGTATTCAGCGAAAAATACCTGGCCGTTCAACTTGATTGTTCAACAGGCAAGCTGCTGCATTTCGAACGGAGACGAGCCGATTTCATTGAACATCTTCATGACGGAACCATTCTTGATAATCTATTCAAAACTAACGGCGGAATATTTAAGCTCTCCTACACCACCATCATGGGTGTAAGTCTACTAATCCTTACTATTACCGGGTTCTGGCTTTGGTATAACCCCAAACGGATCAAGCAAAAGAAACAGTAA
- a CDS encoding RNA polymerase sigma factor has protein sequence MTEEALLQACLKNQPAAQQELYSKYSPKMLAVCYRFARSREDAEDMLQEGFIRVFTQIHQFQNKGSFEGWIRRIIVHTCINHIKKHKKFNDSVDISQAHTLQVREDSVPSIIQAKQVIECIRMLPIGYRTVLNLFAIDGYSHREISTMLDIEESTSRSQYTRAKAMLEQILVQKKIIFRPQKQGEWVAAAHARF, from the coding sequence ATGACTGAGGAAGCACTCTTACAAGCATGTCTGAAAAATCAACCCGCCGCACAGCAGGAATTATACAGTAAGTATAGTCCTAAAATGTTGGCTGTTTGTTACCGTTTTGCCCGTAGCCGGGAAGATGCGGAGGATATGTTGCAGGAAGGCTTTATCAGGGTATTCACACAAATTCATCAGTTTCAAAACAAAGGCTCTTTTGAAGGTTGGATCAGGCGCATTATCGTTCACACGTGCATTAATCACATTAAAAAACACAAAAAGTTTAATGACAGTGTGGATATCAGCCAGGCACACACGTTGCAGGTAAGAGAAGACAGTGTTCCTTCGATCATTCAGGCCAAACAGGTAATTGAGTGCATCCGTATGTTGCCCATTGGTTACCGAACGGTCTTGAACCTGTTTGCGATAGACGGGTACTCGCATCGTGAAATTTCAACGATGCTGGATATTGAAGAAAGCACAAGCCGATCGCAATACACAAGAGCCAAAGCGATGCTGGAACAGATTTTAGTACAGAAAAAAATCATTTTCCGACCGCAGAAACAGGGTGAATGGGTGGCAGCAGCCCATGCTCGGTTTTAG